Below is a window of Streptomyces sp. ITFR-16 DNA.
ACCCAGGTGTGCGCGGAGGTCGGCGCGGACGACGTCGCGGGACAGCGGCTGACCGCCGCACTCGGCTACACCGAGCGCAGCAGGAACATGGTCAAGACCCTGCCCGGCGGGCCCCCGCCCCCGGCCGACGGGCTCACCGCGCGGCCGATGACGCCCGAGGAGTTCGCGCGCTGGGAGGAGGGGGCGATCTCCGCGTACGCGGAGAGCCTGGTCAGCCGGGGCGCCCCGGCTGCGTCGGCGCTGCGGGCCGCCCGCGCCTCCCACTCCCGCCATCTCCCGGACGGTCTCGCCACCGAGGGAGCGAGGCTGGAGTACCTGCTCCACGAGGGCGAGACGGTCGGATACGTCTGGGTGGCGCGCTTCGAGATGCACCCCGGCCTGACGGTCGGCTACGTGTTCGACGTCGAGGTGCACGAGCGGTTCCGGGGCCGGGGGTACGGGCGGGCGCTGATGCTCCGGGCCGAGCGGATCGCCCTGGACGCGGGCGAGGAGAGGATCGGCCTGCACGTCGTCACGGCCAACACTCCGGCGCTGCGGCTGTACGAGTCGCTGGGCTATGTGCCGACCCGGTACAACCTGGCCAAACCGCTGTAGCGGGCCCGCCCCGCCCGGGGCTCAGGCCTGTGCCGCGAGCAGCCGGTCGGCGATCTCCTCGATCCGCTCCCGCAGCCCCTCCTGGCTCTTCCCGCCGTCGAGAAGCTCACCGCCGATCACATACGTCGGCGTGCCCGTGACCCCGATCGCCTTGCCCTCGGCCTGGTCGGCGTCGACGATCAGCAGGTGCCGGCCGTCGATCAGGGCGGTGTCGAACTCCTCGGCGTCCAGCCCCAGTTCCCGGGCCGCCTCGATCAGCAGCGGCTCACCGGTGCGGGCCAGCTCCTCGGTACGGGCGAGGACCGCTTCGATGTACGGCCAGTCGCCGCCCTGCGCCGCCGCCTCCTCGGCCGCCTGCGCCGCCGCGTACGCGTGCTTGTGCTTCTCCAGCGGGAAGTGCCGCAGCCGGATGTCGAGCCGGTCGCCGTACCGGGCCCGCAGGGCGTGCACGTCGTCGAGGGCCCGGTGGCAGTCGGGGCACTGGAGCTCGCACCAGAGGTCGAGGACGACCGGCGCTGCGGAGGTGGAATCGCTCATGGGACCAGTCTCGCAGGGCGCGCGGGAGGGCATCGACCGGCACCGGTCCGACGCCCCACCCGGCACCTGGGGAGGACCCCGGCCCTGAAATGTCCCTGATCCGGGCCCGGGGCATGGCCGCCCGCCCCGTCACCGGTGCAGGATGGAAGGGACGTTTCCCCTGCGCCTGGAGGCACCGATGCTGGCCGAGACCATTTGTTCCGCGGTGTCCGCGGCGGGCCTGG
It encodes the following:
- a CDS encoding GNAT family N-acetyltransferase yields the protein MTTTLRPSGPIQSGADGAQRRAYDVCDNGRPVGSIELAVEPGAGGATGLLHSLRIDEPVRRRGRGTIAALAAEEVLRGWGCTQVCAEVGADDVAGQRLTAALGYTERSRNMVKTLPGGPPPPADGLTARPMTPEEFARWEEGAISAYAESLVSRGAPAASALRAARASHSRHLPDGLATEGARLEYLLHEGETVGYVWVARFEMHPGLTVGYVFDVEVHERFRGRGYGRALMLRAERIALDAGEERIGLHVVTANTPALRLYESLGYVPTRYNLAKPL
- a CDS encoding DsbA family protein, with translation MSDSTSAAPVVLDLWCELQCPDCHRALDDVHALRARYGDRLDIRLRHFPLEKHKHAYAAAQAAEEAAAQGGDWPYIEAVLARTEELARTGEPLLIEAARELGLDAEEFDTALIDGRHLLIVDADQAEGKAIGVTGTPTYVIGGELLDGGKSQEGLRERIEEIADRLLAAQA